The following proteins are co-located in the Moraxella nasovis genome:
- the atpA gene encoding F0F1 ATP synthase subunit alpha, translating to MQQLNPAEISNLIKQRIQDLDVNATAKTEGVIVSVSDGIVQIHGLEEAMYGEMIEFEGNVYGMALNLEQDSVGAVVLGDYLSLQEGQKAYCTGRILEVPVGPELLGRVVDALGNPIDGKGPINAKLTDKVEKIAPGVIARQSVDEPVMTGYKAVDTMIPIGRGQRELIIGDRQTGKTALAIDAIIAQKDSGIKCIYVAIGQKRSTIANVVRKLEETGALAYTTVVVASASEPAALQYIAPYSGCTMGEYFRDRGEDALIVYDDLSKQAVAYRQISLLLRRPPGREAYPGDVFYLHSRLLERASRVNADYVEAFTKGEVKGKTGSLTALPIIETQAGDVSAFVPTNVISITDGQIFLESNLFNSGIRPAVNAGISVSRVGGAAQTKIIKKLSGGIRTALAQYRELAAFAQFASDLDDATKQQLEHGERVTELMKQKQYAPMSIADQAAVIYASNEGYLADVPVEKIGAFEEALLRYLRTDHAALMTEIDQTANYNDDIEGRLKAAIESFKATGSY from the coding sequence ATGCAACAATTGAATCCAGCCGAAATCAGTAATCTGATTAAGCAGCGTATTCAAGACCTTGATGTGAACGCAACGGCAAAAACTGAAGGCGTGATCGTCAGTGTCTCTGATGGTATTGTACAAATTCATGGTCTTGAAGAAGCCATGTATGGTGAAATGATCGAGTTTGAGGGCAATGTTTATGGCATGGCACTTAACCTTGAGCAAGACTCTGTTGGTGCGGTTGTACTAGGCGACTACCTAAGTTTGCAAGAAGGTCAAAAAGCTTACTGCACAGGTCGTATTTTGGAAGTGCCAGTAGGTCCTGAGTTACTAGGTCGTGTCGTTGATGCACTGGGTAACCCCATTGATGGCAAAGGTCCCATCAACGCAAAACTAACCGACAAAGTAGAGAAGATTGCGCCAGGTGTTATCGCACGTCAATCCGTTGATGAGCCTGTGATGACAGGTTATAAGGCAGTTGATACCATGATTCCAATCGGTCGTGGTCAGCGTGAGCTTATCATTGGTGACCGTCAAACTGGTAAAACTGCTTTGGCAATTGATGCCATCATTGCTCAAAAAGATTCAGGTATCAAATGTATCTATGTTGCCATTGGTCAAAAACGTTCAACCATTGCGAACGTAGTGCGTAAATTAGAAGAAACAGGTGCTTTGGCATATACCACAGTAGTAGTTGCGTCAGCATCAGAACCTGCTGCTCTTCAATACATCGCTCCATATTCAGGCTGTACGATGGGTGAGTACTTCCGTGATCGTGGTGAAGATGCACTGATTGTTTATGATGATTTGTCTAAGCAAGCAGTTGCTTATCGTCAAATTTCACTACTATTACGTCGTCCACCAGGTCGTGAAGCGTATCCAGGTGATGTATTTTATCTACATTCACGTTTATTAGAACGTGCTTCTCGTGTCAATGCCGATTATGTAGAAGCATTTACTAAAGGCGAAGTGAAAGGTAAAACTGGTTCTTTGACCGCCTTACCAATCATTGAAACCCAAGCAGGTGACGTGTCAGCATTCGTACCGACCAACGTAATTTCTATTACAGATGGTCAGATATTCCTTGAGTCAAATTTATTTAACTCAGGTATCCGTCCTGCGGTGAACGCTGGTATTTCGGTATCTCGTGTAGGTGGTGCAGCACAGACTAAAATCATCAAGAAGCTATCAGGCGGTATCCGTACAGCTCTAGCACAGTATCGTGAATTGGCAGCCTTTGCTCAGTTTGCATCTGACCTTGATGATGCCACCAAGCAACAGCTTGAGCATGGTGAGCGTGTAACAGAACTGATGAAGCAAAAACAGTATGCGCCTATGTCTATTGCTGACCAAGCTGCTGTGATTTATGCATCAAACGAAGGTTATTTAGCTGACGTGCCAGTAGAAAAAATCGGTGCATTTGAAGAAGCGTTATTACGTTACTTACGCACTGATCATGCCGCATTGATGACCGAAATTGACCAAACTGCAAACTATAATGATGACATTGAAGGTCGTCTAAAAGCTGCTATTGAGTCTTTTAAAGCAACAGGCAGCTACTAA
- the atpG gene encoding F0F1 ATP synthase subunit gamma — MASLKEIRAKVTSIKSTQKITRAMQMVAASKMRRAQERMEMGRPYSESMHRVISHLVQAQSDYKHPYMVSRPVNRVGFIVVTSDRGLAGGLNINLFKNLLKSVKEYQDQSVEIEFAAIGSKGVSFFKSFGGKVSSALTDYGDSPSYEQLSAPVQAMLDDYSAGRLDRIYLAYNKFVNAMTQKPSLTQLVPLPAGAMESKADNVSHGWDYIYEPSTKVLIDNLMVRYVESIVYQAVLENIASEQSARMVAMKAATDNAGNLIKDLQLVYNKLRQAAITREISEIVGGAAAVS, encoded by the coding sequence ATGGCAAGCTTAAAAGAAATACGTGCAAAAGTAACCAGCATTAAAAGCACTCAAAAAATTACACGTGCAATGCAAATGGTGGCTGCCAGTAAAATGCGTCGAGCTCAAGAACGCATGGAAATGGGTCGTCCTTATAGCGAAAGTATGCATCGTGTGATTTCACACTTGGTGCAAGCACAGTCGGACTATAAGCACCCTTATATGGTAAGCCGTCCCGTTAATCGTGTGGGCTTTATCGTGGTCACATCAGATCGTGGCTTGGCAGGTGGTTTGAACATCAACTTATTCAAAAACTTGCTAAAATCAGTCAAAGAATATCAAGATCAATCGGTGGAGATTGAGTTTGCTGCTATTGGCTCTAAGGGTGTTAGCTTCTTTAAGAGTTTCGGTGGAAAAGTAAGCTCGGCATTGACTGATTATGGCGATAGTCCAAGCTATGAGCAGTTAAGTGCTCCAGTTCAGGCAATGCTTGATGACTATAGTGCAGGTCGTTTAGATCGCATCTACTTGGCGTATAATAAATTTGTTAATGCAATGACCCAAAAACCATCACTTACCCAGCTTGTGCCACTACCTGCAGGTGCGATGGAGAGTAAGGCGGATAATGTTTCGCATGGTTGGGATTATATTTATGAACCTAGCACAAAGGTGCTAATTGACAACCTTATGGTGCGTTATGTCGAATCGATTGTTTATCAAGCTGTGCTTGAAAACATTGCTTCAGAGCAGTCAGCTCGTATGGTTGCAATGAAGGCAGCTACTGATAACGCTGGTAACTTAATTAAAGACTTACAGTTAGTGTATAACAAGCTGCGTCAAGCGGCGATTACTCGAGAAATCTCAGAAATCGTTGGCGGTGCTGCTGCTGTCTCCTAA
- a CDS encoding outer membrane protein assembly factor BamE yields the protein MWNFNKKLMVVGMLTALTLTACVSTGNISMKEQSQQSIDSKIIKGKTTKQEIANLFGHADAVTFTDSGKELWTYAYSRSKPKARNFIPYNFFSLGDNVQTKELVVLFDTQGVVSNYTFRETANQTRYGIVE from the coding sequence ATGTGGAATTTTAATAAAAAATTAATGGTTGTGGGAATGCTTACAGCATTAACGCTAACTGCTTGTGTGTCAACTGGCAATATCAGTATGAAAGAACAGAGCCAGCAAAGCATTGATAGTAAGATTATCAAGGGTAAAACTACCAAGCAAGAAATTGCTAATTTGTTTGGTCATGCAGATGCGGTTACTTTCACTGACAGTGGAAAAGAATTGTGGACATACGCTTACTCACGCTCTAAACCAAAAGCAAGAAATTTTATTCCTTATAACTTCTTTTCTCTTGGTGATAATGTTCAAACAAAAGAATTGGTTGTTTTGTTTGATACTCAAGGAGTGGTTTCCAACTATACTTTTAGAGAAACAGCCAATCAAACTAGATATGGCATCGTAGAGTAA